A genome region from Flavobacterium sp. CFS9 includes the following:
- a CDS encoding DUF3822 family protein, with amino-acid sequence MSLQNTNITSKNYKKLSIQVSLTGLSFCCFDTLNNTVTSLKEIHFDTFHKTTKIEELFGDVFKNHPELKETYDEVLVIHNNNLSTFVPTALFDENYLGSYLQYNTKVFETDFFAYDQISKYQMNAVYIPYVNINNFFIDQFGTFDYKHANSILVEKILDASRNNDDKKMVVNFNPGHFEVIVVQNQKLLLFNSFEYQTPEDFIYYLLFTAEQLSLNPESFPLELLGTIDQNDAFYAIAYKYIRHISFLDVSTLQQRNSFTTAENQKHYILFQS; translated from the coding sequence ATGTCATTACAAAACACTAACATCACTTCAAAAAATTACAAAAAGCTTTCTATTCAGGTTTCTCTGACCGGATTGTCATTTTGCTGTTTTGATACTTTAAATAATACCGTTACTTCTTTAAAAGAAATTCATTTCGATACGTTTCACAAAACGACCAAAATTGAAGAATTGTTTGGAGATGTTTTTAAAAATCATCCTGAATTAAAGGAAACTTATGATGAAGTTTTAGTAATTCATAATAACAACCTGTCCACTTTTGTTCCAACGGCTTTGTTTGATGAAAACTACCTTGGAAGTTACCTGCAATACAACACAAAAGTTTTCGAAACTGATTTTTTTGCTTACGATCAAATTTCAAAATATCAAATGAATGCGGTTTACATACCATATGTCAATATCAACAATTTTTTCATCGATCAGTTTGGTACTTTCGATTACAAACATGCCAACAGTATTTTAGTAGAAAAAATTCTGGACGCTTCACGAAACAATGACGATAAAAAAATGGTGGTTAATTTCAACCCCGGTCATTTTGAAGTGATTGTAGTCCAAAATCAAAAACTATTGTTATTCAATTCGTTTGAATATCAAACACCTGAAGATTTTATTTATTATTTGCTTTTTACTGCCGAACAATTAAGTTTGAATCCTGAAAGTTTTCCACTTGAATTATTGGGCACCATCGACCAAAACGATGCGTTTTATGCGATTGCATATAAATACATTCGTCATATATCCTTTTTGGATGTAAGCACCTTACAGCAAAGAAATAGCTTCACCACAGCCGAAAATCAAAAACATTATATCTTATTCCAATCATGA
- the ygiD gene encoding 4,5-DOPA dioxygenase extradiol has translation MTTLNDLHSISSSFSNTDKMPVLFLGHGSPMNAIEENQFVTGFRNLAKTLPQPNAILCVSAHWFTNGTKVTSMQMPRTIHDFGGFPQALFDVQYPAKGSPELAQETKKILEPVLVDLDEHWGLDHGAWSVIKHLYPEANVPVIQLSINYTKSGQYHFELAQKLQSLRRKGVLIIGSGNIVHNLRLVDFRNFDKDNYGYDWAIEARETINGYLLDDNFQPLIDFEKMNKATQLAIPTPEHYLPLLYTLGLKEKSEELSLFNDKLLAGSLSMTSVKIM, from the coding sequence ATGACAACACTAAACGATTTACATTCGATTTCATCTTCGTTTTCGAATACGGATAAAATGCCGGTTTTGTTTTTGGGACACGGGAGTCCGATGAATGCGATTGAGGAAAATCAGTTTGTAACCGGTTTTCGAAATCTGGCAAAAACACTTCCGCAGCCCAATGCTATTTTGTGTGTTTCTGCTCACTGGTTTACCAACGGAACTAAGGTGACTTCGATGCAAATGCCCAGAACGATTCATGATTTTGGAGGATTTCCACAAGCTCTTTTTGACGTACAATATCCTGCAAAAGGGAGCCCGGAACTGGCTCAGGAGACTAAAAAAATATTAGAACCTGTACTTGTAGATTTAGACGAGCACTGGGGACTGGATCATGGTGCCTGGAGTGTAATTAAACATCTGTATCCGGAAGCAAACGTTCCGGTGATTCAGTTGAGTATCAATTATACGAAGTCAGGACAATACCATTTTGAGTTGGCACAAAAGCTGCAATCGTTGCGCCGCAAAGGAGTTTTGATTATTGGAAGCGGAAACATTGTTCATAATTTACGATTGGTCGATTTCAGGAACTTTGATAAAGACAATTACGGTTACGATTGGGCAATTGAAGCACGAGAAACCATCAACGGTTACTTATTGGATGATAATTTCCAGCCTTTGATTGACTTTGAAAAAATGAATAAAGCAACCCAATTGGCAATTCCTACTCCTGAACATTATTTACCATTACTGTATACTTTAGGGTTAAAAGAAAAATCAGAAGAACTCAGTTTGTTTAATGATAAACTATTGGCTGGGTCTTTAAGTATGACATCGGTTAAAATAATGTAA
- a CDS encoding ATP-dependent RecD-like DNA helicase: MNSALFYGILQKRFPFAPTYKQDIFFQKIAIFLTEPANDTIFVLKGYAGTGKTTVISTIVNNLGDINKKYVLLAPTGRAAKVIANYANTPAFTIHKKIYFPKKSSGGGVAFTKQQNKHKNTIFIVDEASMISDNNSDSKLYDNGSLLDDLINYVYSGTNCKMILLGDTAQLPPVNMDISPALDTHTLGIHYGKEVEHIELDEVMRQEESSGILFNATELRELLKESFITEFRFNVRGFKDIVRLTDGYDIQDAINMAYSNYSIEDTAFIVRSNKRANQYNEQIRTRILFKESELSAGDFLMVVKNNYFWLKETDEAGFIANGDIIEVLELFGIKELYGFNFAKVKIRMVDYPDQKPFETVLILDTIKSESPSLTYEESNRLYEEVMKDYENESTKYKKFQKVKENEYFNGLQVKFSYAITCHKSQGGQWNTVFIEQPYLPNGIDRDYIRWLYTAMTRAKNKLYLIGFKDESFEE, translated from the coding sequence ATGAATTCAGCATTGTTTTACGGCATTTTACAAAAGAGATTTCCATTTGCTCCAACGTATAAGCAGGATATTTTTTTTCAAAAAATCGCTATTTTTTTAACCGAACCGGCTAACGACACCATTTTTGTTCTGAAAGGATATGCAGGAACGGGAAAAACAACTGTGATTTCGACCATCGTGAACAATTTGGGTGATATTAATAAAAAGTATGTATTGTTAGCGCCAACGGGACGTGCAGCAAAGGTAATCGCTAATTATGCGAATACGCCCGCATTTACGATTCATAAAAAAATATATTTCCCCAAGAAATCTTCCGGTGGAGGTGTAGCTTTTACGAAACAGCAAAACAAACATAAAAATACCATTTTTATCGTCGATGAGGCCTCAATGATTTCGGATAATAATTCCGATTCAAAATTGTACGATAACGGATCACTGCTGGATGATTTGATTAATTATGTGTATTCGGGAACCAATTGTAAAATGATTCTTTTGGGAGATACTGCTCAGCTTCCGCCTGTAAATATGGATATTAGCCCGGCTTTGGATACGCATACTCTAGGGATTCACTATGGTAAAGAAGTCGAACATATCGAACTGGATGAAGTAATGCGTCAGGAAGAAAGTTCCGGAATTTTGTTCAATGCGACAGAACTAAGAGAGCTTTTGAAAGAGAGTTTTATTACCGAATTTAGGTTCAATGTTAGGGGATTTAAAGACATTGTCCGTTTGACGGACGGATATGATATTCAGGACGCTATTAATATGGCTTACAGCAATTATAGTATTGAAGATACTGCTTTTATTGTTCGCTCGAATAAAAGAGCTAATCAGTATAACGAACAGATTCGAACCAGAATTCTGTTTAAAGAAAGTGAACTTTCGGCAGGAGATTTCCTGATGGTGGTAAAGAACAATTATTTCTGGCTGAAAGAAACAGATGAAGCAGGATTTATTGCCAATGGAGATATTATCGAAGTTTTGGAGCTTTTTGGAATCAAGGAATTGTACGGGTTTAATTTTGCAAAAGTAAAAATCAGAATGGTCGATTATCCGGATCAAAAGCCCTTTGAAACGGTATTAATTTTAGATACTATTAAAAGTGAATCTCCATCTTTAACTTATGAAGAATCCAATCGTTTGTATGAGGAAGTGATGAAAGATTATGAAAACGAAAGTACCAAATACAAGAAGTTTCAGAAAGTAAAAGAAAACGAATATTTTAACGGTTTGCAGGTGAAATTTTCCTATGCAATCACCTGTCATAAATCACAGGGAGGGCAATGGAATACAGTTTTTATCGAACAGCCGTATTTGCCAAACGGAATTGATCGCGATTACATCAGATGGCTGTACACGGCTATGACGCGTGCTAAAAATAAGTTATATTTGATAGGTTTTAAAGACGAGAGTTTCGAGGAATAA
- the kdsB gene encoding 3-deoxy-manno-octulosonate cytidylyltransferase, translating into MKIIAVIPARYASTRFPAKLMQDLGGKTVILRTYEATVATKLFDDVFVVTDSDLIYNEIVNQGGKAIMSIKEHESGSDRIAEAVAGLDVDIVVNVQGDEPFTEAGPLEQVLSVFKEDRERKIDLASLMREITDETEINNPNNVKVVVDQSQFALYFSRSVIPYPRDKEVGVRYFQHIGIYAFRKQALLDFYSLPMKSLEASEKLEQLRYLEFGKRIKMVETTHVGIGIDTAEDLEKARAILKDI; encoded by the coding sequence ATGAAGATAATAGCTGTAATTCCGGCACGATATGCATCAACACGTTTTCCTGCTAAACTAATGCAGGATTTAGGAGGGAAAACGGTAATTTTAAGAACGTATGAAGCAACCGTTGCTACCAAATTGTTTGACGATGTATTTGTGGTAACGGATTCCGATTTAATTTATAACGAAATTGTAAATCAGGGCGGGAAAGCTATTATGAGTATTAAAGAACACGAATCCGGAAGTGATCGAATTGCAGAAGCAGTTGCGGGTCTTGATGTTGATATTGTGGTTAATGTACAAGGGGATGAACCTTTTACTGAAGCAGGACCTTTAGAGCAGGTTTTGTCTGTGTTTAAAGAGGATAGAGAACGCAAAATAGATCTGGCTTCTTTAATGCGTGAGATTACAGATGAAACAGAAATTAACAATCCGAATAATGTAAAAGTAGTGGTCGATCAGTCGCAGTTTGCTTTGTATTTTTCGAGATCGGTAATTCCGTATCCAAGAGATAAAGAGGTTGGGGTACGTTATTTTCAGCACATCGGAATTTATGCTTTTAGAAAACAAGCCTTACTGGATTTTTACAGTCTGCCGATGAAATCTTTAGAAGCTTCTGAGAAATTAGAGCAATTGCGTTATTTAGAATTCGGCAAACGCATTAAAATGGTAGAAACTACTCATGTCGGAATCGGAATTGATACTGCTGAGGATTTGGAAAAAGCAAGAGCAATTTTAAAGGATATTTAA
- a CDS encoding PQQ-binding-like beta-propeller repeat protein produces MLQFTNLKSSTLKNALYLSEKTTMKKHLILPLLLLNLTFIPSAFCQNKTTINNAFTDRVFDGQGYQPASSLKWKFKTNGKIFSSPVARNGVVYIGSEDGFLYAIEENSGKIKWKFKTNGAIHSTPGIFGNSVFFGSFDGNYYAVNTQNGKLIWKFKTGGEHWYGEKGIFGLKPETQYMDDLWSFYLSSPVVYEKEKKAVVLFGSSDGNVYSLDAKTGSLKWKFKTNGPVHGTPVIDQNKIYVGGWDAVLYALNIENGKEIWRFATGTKIGFKGIQSAVAVADGKVFFGAREPFFFALEAETGKLIWKYDAENSWVLSTAVIQNNTVYVGTSDTYALLALDARNGAEKYRFKTNGYVYNSPAIAGSTIYFGDFTGNFFSLDLLSNGKKSKTISTENRKQFASTVLKNDLLDSGHAAHNTDLSLYKNNKMAMDELYKLGPIVSSPFINKNTIYFGSADGYLYAYNLEKES; encoded by the coding sequence ATGCTGCAATTTACAAATCTGAAGAGCAGCACCTTAAAAAATGCATTATATTTATCAGAAAAAACCACCATGAAAAAACACCTGATTTTGCCCCTGCTTTTATTAAACTTAACTTTTATTCCCTCGGCCTTCTGCCAAAACAAAACTACAATAAACAATGCCTTTACAGATCGCGTTTTCGACGGACAGGGATATCAGCCAGCTTCCAGTCTAAAATGGAAATTCAAAACTAACGGTAAAATTTTCTCTTCTCCCGTTGCACGAAACGGTGTAGTTTACATTGGCAGTGAAGATGGTTTTCTTTATGCTATTGAAGAAAACTCAGGAAAAATAAAGTGGAAATTCAAAACCAACGGAGCCATTCACAGTACTCCGGGCATCTTTGGAAATTCTGTTTTCTTTGGAAGTTTTGACGGAAATTATTACGCGGTAAACACTCAAAACGGGAAATTAATCTGGAAATTTAAAACCGGTGGAGAACACTGGTATGGAGAAAAAGGCATATTCGGATTAAAGCCGGAAACCCAATACATGGATGATTTATGGAGTTTTTATCTGTCATCTCCGGTAGTTTATGAAAAAGAAAAAAAAGCTGTTGTGCTATTTGGAAGCAGCGATGGAAATGTTTATTCGCTGGATGCCAAAACAGGAAGTTTAAAATGGAAGTTTAAAACCAACGGACCTGTACACGGAACTCCGGTAATCGATCAGAATAAAATTTACGTTGGCGGTTGGGATGCAGTTCTATACGCCTTAAACATAGAAAACGGTAAAGAAATCTGGCGTTTTGCAACGGGTACAAAAATAGGCTTTAAAGGAATCCAGTCCGCTGTAGCTGTCGCTGACGGAAAAGTCTTTTTTGGAGCCAGAGAGCCATTCTTCTTTGCTCTTGAAGCCGAAACCGGAAAATTGATTTGGAAATACGATGCCGAAAATTCCTGGGTTTTAAGTACTGCGGTTATTCAGAATAACACGGTTTATGTAGGAACCTCAGACACTTATGCTCTGCTGGCTTTGGACGCCCGAAATGGTGCAGAAAAATATCGATTCAAAACCAATGGTTACGTCTATAATTCTCCAGCTATAGCAGGAAGCACTATTTATTTTGGTGATTTTACAGGGAATTTCTTCAGTTTAGATCTGCTTTCTAACGGAAAGAAATCGAAAACTATAAGTACTGAAAATCGAAAACAATTTGCTTCAACTGTCTTAAAAAATGATCTTTTAGATTCCGGTCATGCCGCTCACAATACTGATCTTTCTCTATATAAAAATAACAAAATGGCAATGGATGAATTATACAAATTGGGACCAATTGTTTCTTCACCATTTATCAACAAGAACACTATTTATTTTGGAAGTGCCGACGGTTATCTGTACGCGTATAACTTAGAAAAAGAATCATAA
- a CDS encoding ketopantoate reductase family protein has product MKRIGILGLGGVGGYFGGLLAKAYYKSDEVEVIFIARGATQKAIADSGLKIVTDESEMIVHPKLVSNNPEEIGGLDYLICATKTYDIEESLLSLQSCIVAKTVILPLYNGVDAPERIQKIFPQNDILQGCVYIISMITLPGTIRKMGFYEKLFFGSKTVSASKLEKLQRIFQQARIESYLVETIEETVWEKFIFISALATTTSYLNQNIGEIRDNPDAMSVYVGLVHEIDAVAKAKGLKLPDDIVNQTVLKLEKSPREATSSMHRDLLAGKNTEAFSLTKFVLNEGIKYGVKTPLYEKISKILVPSL; this is encoded by the coding sequence ATGAAAAGAATTGGAATTTTAGGACTTGGTGGAGTAGGTGGTTATTTCGGCGGACTTTTGGCGAAAGCCTATTATAAATCGGATGAAGTTGAAGTAATTTTTATTGCTCGTGGCGCGACACAAAAAGCGATTGCCGATAGCGGATTGAAAATTGTAACCGATGAATCAGAAATGATTGTGCATCCAAAATTGGTTTCGAATAATCCGGAGGAAATTGGGGGACTGGATTACTTAATTTGTGCTACCAAAACCTATGATATTGAGGAAAGTTTGCTTTCGCTTCAAAGCTGTATTGTAGCTAAAACGGTTATTCTTCCATTGTATAATGGAGTTGACGCTCCGGAACGCATTCAGAAAATATTTCCTCAGAACGATATTCTGCAAGGCTGTGTCTATATCATTTCGATGATCACTTTACCCGGAACCATTCGTAAAATGGGCTTTTATGAAAAACTGTTTTTTGGTTCTAAGACGGTTTCGGCTTCAAAATTAGAAAAATTACAAAGGATTTTTCAGCAAGCCAGAATTGAAAGTTATTTGGTGGAAACTATTGAAGAAACAGTATGGGAGAAGTTTATTTTTATTTCGGCTTTAGCCACAACAACTTCTTATCTGAATCAGAATATTGGTGAAATTCGGGACAATCCGGATGCCATGTCGGTTTATGTGGGATTGGTACATGAAATTGATGCGGTTGCCAAAGCAAAAGGATTAAAACTGCCGGATGATATTGTAAATCAGACCGTACTTAAGTTGGAAAAATCACCACGCGAAGCTACATCATCGATGCACAGAGATTTATTAGCCGGCAAGAATACTGAGGCATTTTCGCTTACTAAGTTTGTGTTGAATGAAGGGATTAAGTATGGCGTAAAAACTCCGCTTTATGAGAAGATCTCTAAGATACTTGTGCCTTCTTTATAA
- a CDS encoding RsmD family RNA methyltransferase, which produces MRIISGKYKGRRIFPPKNLPVRPTTDMSKEALFNVLNNHFSFDSLKVLDLFSGTGNISFEFASRGSAPITSVDGDFGCVKFIKQVSSEYDFDIAATKSDVYKFLENCKTSYDIVFADPPYGFDQASFEKIVLTVFERELLHEDGMMIIEHSKYTKMDHLSNFSFQKSYGGSFFSFFELNSTDDDEELPDDSSTKITEEDEG; this is translated from the coding sequence ATGAGAATTATTTCAGGGAAATACAAAGGACGTCGCATTTTTCCGCCAAAAAACCTTCCTGTAAGACCAACAACCGACATGAGTAAAGAAGCATTATTTAATGTTTTGAACAATCATTTCAGTTTTGACAGTTTAAAGGTTTTAGATTTGTTTTCAGGAACCGGTAACATCAGTTTTGAATTCGCTTCCCGCGGAAGTGCTCCAATTACCTCTGTAGATGGCGATTTTGGATGCGTAAAATTCATCAAACAAGTTTCGTCAGAATACGATTTTGACATCGCGGCAACTAAAAGTGATGTATACAAATTTCTGGAAAACTGTAAAACGTCTTACGATATTGTTTTTGCCGATCCGCCTTATGGATTTGACCAGGCCTCATTCGAAAAAATTGTCCTAACGGTTTTCGAAAGAGAATTGCTTCACGAAGATGGCATGATGATTATCGAGCATTCCAAATACACCAAAATGGATCATTTGAGTAATTTTTCTTTTCAAAAAAGTTACGGAGGCTCTTTCTTCAGTTTCTTCGAATTGAACTCTACCGATGACGACGAAGAATTACCGGACGATTCATCTACTAAAATAACGGAAGAAGACGAAGGATAA
- a CDS encoding thiamine pyrophosphate-dependent enzyme — protein sequence MIKEKNNTTLTFEDFKTEVMNDYKIAVTSRECSLLGRKEVLTGKAKFGIFGDGKEVPQLAMAKAFKNGDFRSGYYRDQTFMMAIGELTPKQFFAGLYGHTDLDFDPMSAGRQMGGHFVTHSLNEDGSWKDLTKQKNSSADISPTAGQMPRLLGLAQASKIYRNVDGITVKDKFTVDGNEVAWGTIGNASTSEGLFFETINAAGVLQVPMVMSVWDDEYGISVHARHQTTKENISEILKGYQRDEDSKGYEIFRVKGWDYAELVSTYERAGAIAREEHIPVLIHVNELTQPQGHSTSGSHERYKNAERLAWEKDFDCIRQMRLWMIAINIASPEELAEIDFELKKEVLEAKKEAWNSFINPIIEDQKNLLALLGQIAEASINHKERIQKYISELSAIKSPLKKEMLAIARKILRFIEVPNSKVLLSNWITNYIKITQPRFSSNLYSDSELNVFSVEKVLPKYAEDAKADLDGRMILRDNFDALFTKYPETLIFGEDVGNIGDVNQGLEGMQEKYGELRVADIGIREATIIGQGIGMALRGLRPIAEIQYLDYLLYAIQIMSDDLATLQYRTVGKQKAPLIIRTRGHRLEGIWHSGSPMGMIINAIRGIHVLVPRNMTQAAGFYNTLLECDEPALVIECLNGYRLKEKTPLNFGEFKTPIGVVETLKEGSDITLVSYGSTLRLVEQAAVELLDLGIDCEVIDIQSLLPFDVNKDIVKSIAKTNRLLVIDEDVPGGASAFILQQIMEEQDAYHHLDSKPQTLAAKEHRPAYGTDGDYFSKPSAEDIFEKVYSMMHEANPSKYPALY from the coding sequence ATGATTAAAGAAAAAAATAATACTACACTTACTTTCGAAGATTTCAAAACTGAAGTAATGAACGACTACAAAATTGCGGTTACGAGCCGTGAATGTAGTCTTTTAGGACGTAAAGAGGTATTGACAGGGAAAGCCAAATTTGGAATATTTGGAGACGGTAAAGAAGTTCCACAACTTGCCATGGCGAAAGCCTTTAAAAATGGTGATTTCCGTTCCGGATACTACCGCGATCAGACTTTTATGATGGCTATTGGCGAATTGACTCCAAAACAGTTTTTCGCAGGTTTATACGGTCATACCGATTTAGATTTTGATCCAATGTCTGCCGGAAGACAAATGGGAGGACACTTTGTAACACATAGTTTAAACGAAGACGGCTCCTGGAAAGATTTAACAAAACAAAAAAATTCAAGCGCAGATATATCTCCTACAGCCGGACAAATGCCTAGATTATTAGGATTGGCACAGGCTTCTAAAATTTATAGAAATGTTGACGGAATTACTGTTAAAGATAAATTTACAGTAGACGGAAACGAAGTTGCCTGGGGAACTATCGGAAATGCAAGTACATCTGAAGGCTTGTTCTTTGAAACTATAAACGCTGCCGGAGTTCTACAAGTTCCAATGGTAATGAGTGTTTGGGATGATGAATACGGAATTTCGGTTCACGCCAGACATCAGACTACAAAAGAAAACATCTCTGAGATTTTAAAAGGATACCAACGCGATGAAGATTCTAAAGGTTATGAAATTTTCAGAGTTAAAGGCTGGGATTATGCAGAGTTGGTTTCGACTTACGAAAGAGCGGGCGCTATTGCACGTGAAGAGCACATTCCGGTTTTAATTCACGTAAACGAATTAACACAACCTCAGGGACATTCTACTTCCGGTTCACACGAACGTTATAAAAACGCAGAGAGACTGGCTTGGGAAAAAGATTTTGACTGTATCCGTCAGATGCGTTTGTGGATGATTGCTATTAACATTGCATCACCTGAAGAATTAGCTGAAATTGATTTTGAATTGAAAAAAGAAGTCCTTGAAGCTAAAAAAGAGGCTTGGAATTCTTTCATCAATCCAATTATTGAAGATCAGAAAAATCTTTTGGCTTTGTTAGGTCAAATTGCTGAAGCCAGCATCAATCACAAAGAAAGAATACAAAAATATATTTCGGAATTAAGCGCTATAAAATCACCTTTAAAAAAGGAAATGCTTGCTATAGCAAGAAAGATATTGCGTTTTATTGAAGTGCCAAACAGTAAAGTTTTATTATCGAACTGGATTACAAACTACATTAAAATTACACAGCCAAGATTCAGCAGTAACTTATACTCTGATTCTGAATTAAATGTATTTTCAGTTGAAAAAGTACTTCCGAAATATGCCGAAGACGCGAAAGCGGACCTTGACGGAAGAATGATTTTACGTGATAACTTTGATGCTTTATTTACTAAATATCCGGAAACCTTAATTTTTGGTGAGGATGTTGGAAATATTGGTGACGTAAATCAGGGATTAGAAGGGATGCAGGAAAAATATGGAGAACTTCGTGTTGCCGATATCGGAATCCGTGAAGCTACCATCATTGGTCAGGGAATTGGAATGGCTTTAAGAGGTCTGCGTCCAATTGCTGAAATTCAATACTTAGATTATTTACTATATGCTATCCAAATCATGAGTGATGATTTGGCAACATTGCAATACAGAACGGTAGGAAAACAAAAAGCACCGTTAATCATCAGAACCCGTGGACACCGTTTAGAAGGTATCTGGCATTCAGGTTCACCAATGGGAATGATTATCAATGCTATTCGTGGTATTCACGTTTTGGTTCCGAGAAACATGACTCAGGCTGCAGGATTCTACAACACCCTTTTAGAATGTGATGAACCGGCTTTAGTAATTGAATGTTTGAATGGTTACCGTTTAAAAGAAAAAACGCCTTTAAACTTTGGTGAATTCAAAACACCAATTGGTGTAGTTGAAACGCTAAAAGAAGGTTCAGATATTACACTTGTTTCTTACGGATCGACGCTAAGATTAGTAGAGCAGGCTGCTGTTGAATTGTTAGATTTAGGTATAGACTGTGAAGTTATCGACATTCAGTCTCTTCTTCCTTTTGACGTCAATAAGGACATTGTAAAAAGTATCGCTAAAACCAACCGTTTGTTAGTAATTGACGAAGATGTTCCTGGTGGAGCTTCTGCGTTTATTTTACAGCAAATCATGGAAGAACAGGATGCTTACCACCATTTAGACAGTAAACCGCAAACGCTTGCTGCAAAAGAGCACAGACCGGCTTATGGAACTGATGGTGATTATTTCTCAAAACCTTCCGCAGAAGATATTTTCGAAAAAGTCTACAGCATGATGCATGAAGCTAATCCTTCTAAATACCCTGCTTTATACTAA